In one Aromatoleum aromaticum EbN1 genomic region, the following are encoded:
- a CDS encoding RNA methyltransferase — protein sequence MRIDHIRQRLRASGAKPCHEQRVLRAWTHALPLDRGRCRSEDFFPAPLGARLPALGAELAALAQVRSEHAGEDGARLLVELADGQTVESVLLPRDGLCVSTQVGCAVGCAFCMTGRDGLLRQLGSAEIVAQVVLARSRRAVRKVVFMGMGEPAHNLDNVLEAIALLGTEGGIGHKNLVFSTVGDRRVFERLPQGSVKPALALSLHTTRPALRTKLMPRAPRLDPAELVELGETYARATGYPIQYQWTLLAGVNDDDEELDGIVRLLAGKYAVMNFIPYNSVAGAGFARPSWEHAAAMARYLHRRGILTKLRHSAGQDVDGGCGQLRARVIASGALGQPAEAAPDRVVLVRRGQA from the coding sequence ATGCGTATTGACCACATTCGGCAGCGCCTGCGCGCGAGCGGCGCCAAACCCTGTCACGAGCAGCGCGTATTGCGCGCCTGGACGCACGCGCTCCCGCTCGATCGCGGCCGCTGCCGTTCCGAGGATTTTTTCCCGGCGCCACTGGGCGCCCGGCTACCTGCACTGGGCGCCGAGCTCGCCGCGCTCGCGCAGGTGCGCTCCGAGCATGCGGGTGAGGACGGCGCGCGCCTGCTGGTCGAACTGGCCGACGGCCAGACCGTGGAGAGTGTGCTGCTGCCGCGCGACGGCCTGTGCGTGTCCACCCAGGTGGGCTGCGCGGTCGGATGCGCCTTCTGCATGACCGGCCGCGACGGCCTGCTGCGCCAGCTCGGCAGCGCCGAGATCGTTGCGCAGGTGGTGCTTGCGCGTTCGCGCAGGGCTGTCCGCAAAGTCGTGTTCATGGGCATGGGCGAGCCCGCGCACAACCTCGACAACGTGCTTGAGGCGATCGCGCTGCTCGGTACCGAAGGCGGAATCGGGCACAAGAACCTCGTTTTCTCGACTGTCGGCGACCGGCGCGTGTTCGAGCGGCTGCCGCAGGGGAGCGTCAAGCCGGCGCTCGCGCTGTCGCTGCACACGACCCGCCCCGCGCTGCGCACGAAGCTCATGCCGCGCGCGCCGCGCCTCGACCCGGCCGAACTCGTCGAACTCGGCGAAACCTACGCCCGCGCGACCGGGTATCCGATCCAGTATCAATGGACGTTGCTCGCAGGCGTCAACGACGACGACGAGGAGCTCGACGGCATCGTCCGCCTGCTCGCCGGCAAGTACGCGGTGATGAACTTCATCCCGTACAACAGCGTCGCCGGGGCCGGTTTCGCCCGTCCTTCCTGGGAGCATGCGGCGGCAATGGCGCGCTATCTGCACCGGCGCGGGATCCTGACGAAGCTGCGCCATTCGGCGGGGCAGGATGTCGACGGCGGCTGCGGCCAGTTGCGCGCCCGGGTAATCGCCTCGGGTGCGCTCGGGCAGCCAGCCGAAGCTGCCCCCGACCGGGTCGTCCTCGTGCGCCGCGGGCAGGCCTGA
- a CDS encoding DUF2242 domain-containing protein, giving the protein MLQRARLLPVMAVTGLLLAACSSPQPVYRTETFEPESPFVNWSTQEPAVACEVGKRALLSQGYRIDSANPTSIRGEKFFQPKADHGITLHITLVCLPSNVGTVLYANALQTRYELKSSSNSTGVSVAGVGSISLPWTAHKEALVKVGEETVADPDFYRRLFALIDALDA; this is encoded by the coding sequence ATGCTCCAGCGCGCGCGTCTTCTCCCGGTCATGGCGGTCACCGGACTGCTCCTGGCCGCCTGTTCGTCTCCCCAGCCCGTCTACCGTACCGAGACTTTCGAACCCGAATCCCCCTTCGTCAACTGGAGCACGCAGGAACCGGCTGTCGCGTGCGAAGTCGGCAAGCGCGCGTTGCTGAGCCAGGGGTACCGCATCGACAGCGCCAATCCGACGAGCATCCGCGGCGAGAAATTCTTCCAGCCGAAGGCAGACCACGGAATAACGCTCCACATCACGCTGGTGTGCCTGCCGAGCAACGTCGGGACGGTCCTGTACGCGAACGCACTGCAGACGCGTTACGAACTGAAGTCGAGTTCGAACAGCACCGGGGTCAGCGTCGCCGGCGTCGGCTCGATTTCGCTGCCGTGGACTGCGCACAAGGAAGCGCTGGTGAAAGTCGGCGAGGAAACCGTCGCCGACCCCGATTTCTATCGACGGCTTTTCGCCCTCATCGACGCCCTCGACGCCTGA
- a CDS encoding CBS domain-containing protein — translation MKSVAAILKEKPDPTVHTIGPDASVFDALGRMAEHNVGALLVMEGERLAGIVSERDYARKVILLARSSRDLTVSAIMSSPVMYVSLNQTNEECMALMTEKRLRHLPVVESSRVVGIVSIGDLVKSIVSEQRFIIEQLEHYIAGDRGI, via the coding sequence GTGAAAAGCGTCGCCGCCATTCTGAAGGAGAAGCCCGATCCGACCGTTCATACGATCGGCCCCGACGCGTCAGTGTTCGATGCGCTCGGGCGGATGGCGGAACACAATGTCGGCGCGCTTCTTGTCATGGAAGGCGAGCGCCTCGCGGGCATCGTCAGCGAACGCGACTACGCACGCAAAGTCATCCTGCTCGCGCGCTCGTCGAGGGATCTGACGGTGAGCGCGATCATGTCGTCGCCGGTGATGTATGTGAGCCTGAACCAGACCAACGAGGAATGCATGGCGCTGATGACCGAGAAGCGGCTTCGCCATCTTCCCGTCGTCGAGTCCAGCAGAGTGGTCGGCATCGTGTCGATCGGCGATCTGGTGAAAAGCATCGTCTCGGAACAGCGCTTCATCATCGAGCAACTCGAACACTACATCGCCGGTGACCGCGGGATCTGA
- a CDS encoding PHA/PHB synthase family protein, with product MRNPSPATPPTIPESPSSSRNPLDIKVHAALARATSSISPMSLLLASIDWAGHLAGSPGKRLELVNLALEQNRRLVRYIRELALALPASPAHECIEPPARDRRFIADEWHHWPFNLMHQSFLLADEWWQAATRGVPGVSRHHENVVSFTARQSLDVFSPGNYLATNPLVLKRTTEQGGTNLWRGLVNALDDLERVATGHPPAGAEDFVVGRDVAVTPGKVVLKNRLIELIQYSPTTEKVHPEPVLIVPAWIMKYYILDLSPHNSLVKYLVDQGHTVFCISWKNPGAEESDLDMEDYVQSGFHAALTAVNAIVPDRKVHAAGYCLGGTLLSIANAAMARDGDERLASMTLFAAQTDFTEPGELALFIDESQVSLLEAQMAETGYLTAGQMAGAFQLLRSYDLLWSRMVGEYLMGERAPMNDLMAWNADATRMPARMHTQYLRLLFLNDDLSEGRYPVGGKPVALSDIDTPIFCVGTVTDHVAPWRSVYKLHYLTPAEITFVLTSGGHNAGIISEPGRARRHFQILERREGGNYVSPDHWLAVAPEHEGSWWPEWVAWLKARSAAPVAPPALGAPQSGYPALDDAPGQYVREK from the coding sequence ATGCGCAATCCCTCGCCCGCGACGCCCCCGACAATTCCGGAATCGCCCTCAAGCAGTCGCAATCCTCTCGACATCAAAGTCCATGCCGCGCTGGCACGGGCGACGTCGTCGATTTCCCCGATGTCCCTGCTGCTCGCGAGCATCGACTGGGCCGGACACCTTGCCGGCTCGCCAGGCAAACGGCTGGAGCTCGTCAACCTCGCGCTCGAACAGAACCGTCGCCTGGTGCGCTACATCCGCGAACTCGCCCTCGCGCTGCCGGCCTCGCCGGCGCACGAATGCATCGAGCCTCCGGCGCGCGACCGGCGCTTCATCGCCGACGAATGGCACCACTGGCCGTTCAACCTGATGCACCAGTCCTTCCTGCTCGCAGACGAATGGTGGCAGGCGGCGACGCGCGGCGTTCCCGGCGTCTCCCGGCATCATGAGAACGTCGTCTCGTTCACCGCACGTCAGTCGCTCGACGTCTTTTCGCCAGGCAACTACCTCGCGACGAATCCGCTGGTGTTGAAACGCACCACGGAGCAAGGAGGAACGAACCTGTGGCGGGGGCTGGTGAATGCGCTGGACGATCTCGAGCGCGTCGCGACCGGACATCCTCCCGCCGGCGCCGAAGACTTCGTCGTCGGCCGCGATGTCGCCGTGACGCCGGGCAAGGTCGTGCTCAAGAACCGCCTGATCGAGCTGATCCAGTACTCGCCGACGACCGAAAAAGTCCACCCCGAACCGGTCCTGATCGTTCCGGCGTGGATCATGAAGTACTACATCCTGGATCTGTCACCGCACAATTCGCTCGTGAAGTACCTCGTCGACCAGGGGCACACGGTGTTCTGCATCTCGTGGAAGAACCCCGGCGCAGAAGAATCCGACCTCGACATGGAAGACTACGTGCAGTCCGGCTTCCATGCGGCGCTTACAGCGGTCAATGCGATCGTCCCCGACCGCAAGGTGCATGCCGCAGGCTACTGTCTCGGCGGCACGCTGCTGTCGATCGCCAACGCGGCGATGGCGCGCGACGGTGACGAGCGGCTCGCATCGATGACGCTGTTCGCGGCACAGACGGATTTCACCGAGCCGGGCGAACTTGCACTCTTCATCGACGAAAGCCAGGTCAGCCTGCTCGAAGCCCAGATGGCCGAGACCGGCTATCTCACCGCCGGGCAGATGGCGGGCGCGTTCCAGTTGCTGCGCTCGTACGATCTGCTGTGGTCCCGCATGGTCGGCGAATACCTGATGGGCGAGCGCGCGCCGATGAACGACCTGATGGCGTGGAACGCCGACGCAACGCGCATGCCCGCTCGCATGCACACGCAGTACCTGCGGCTGCTGTTTCTCAACGACGACCTGAGCGAGGGGCGTTATCCGGTCGGGGGCAAACCCGTCGCGCTGAGCGACATCGACACGCCGATTTTCTGTGTCGGCACGGTCACGGACCACGTTGCGCCGTGGCGGTCAGTCTACAAGTTGCATTACCTGACCCCGGCGGAAATCACCTTCGTGCTGACCAGCGGCGGCCACAATGCCGGCATCATCAGCGAGCCCGGGCGGGCACGACGGCACTTCCAGATTCTTGAGCGACGTGAAGGCGGCAACTATGTCTCACCCGACCACTGGCTTGCAGTTGCGCCCGAACACGAAGGATCGTGGTGGCCGGAGTGGGTTGCCTGGCTGAAAGCGCGCTCGGCGGCTCCGGTCGCACCGCCGGCATTGGGTGCCCCGCAGTCCGGCTACCCCGCCCTCGATGACGCCCCCGGCCAGTACGTGCGGGAAAAATAG
- the gstA gene encoding glutathione transferase GstA, with product MKLYHSPGACSLAPHIVARELGLAVELEKVDLPTKKTAGGDDYWKINPKGYVPALVLDNGEVLTEVGVICQYLADQKPESGLVPKFGTMERYHQMEALNFAATEVHKQIGALFNPAMTPESKQVQLGTIERRLDALEKILAGKQFVTGDTFTAADAYLFTVLNWTGMLKIDVAKWPNIQAFIARVAQRPKVQEAMKAEGLVA from the coding sequence ATGAAGCTCTATCACTCCCCCGGAGCATGCTCGCTGGCGCCGCATATCGTCGCGCGCGAACTGGGCCTTGCGGTCGAACTGGAAAAAGTCGATCTCCCGACGAAGAAGACGGCCGGCGGCGACGACTACTGGAAGATCAACCCGAAAGGCTACGTGCCGGCGCTGGTCCTCGACAATGGCGAGGTGCTCACGGAAGTCGGTGTCATCTGCCAGTACCTCGCGGACCAGAAACCCGAATCGGGGCTGGTGCCGAAATTCGGCACGATGGAGCGTTACCACCAGATGGAGGCGCTCAATTTCGCCGCCACCGAAGTTCACAAGCAGATCGGGGCGCTGTTCAATCCGGCGATGACGCCGGAGTCCAAACAGGTGCAGCTCGGCACGATCGAGCGCCGCCTCGATGCGCTGGAAAAAATCCTTGCCGGAAAGCAGTTCGTCACCGGTGACACCTTCACAGCTGCCGATGCGTATCTTTTCACCGTGCTCAACTGGACGGGGATGCTGAAGATCGACGTCGCGAAGTGGCCCAACATCCAGGCGTTCATCGCGCGTGTCGCGCAGCGGCCCAAGGTGCAGGAGGCGATGAAAGCCGAAGGCCTGGTCGCGTAG
- a CDS encoding superoxide dismutase has translation MEHTLPQLPYAKEALAPHISAETMEFHYGKHHQAYVTNLNNLIKGTEFENLDLEAIVKKAPAGGIYNNSAQVWNHTFFWNCMKPNGGGEPAGSLADAIKAKWGSFEDFKKAFTTSAVGNFGSGWTWLVKKADGSVDIVNMGAAGTPLTTGDEPLLCIDVWEHAYYIDYRNRRPDFVAAFLNNLANWDFASKNFAA, from the coding sequence ATGGAACATACCCTGCCTCAGCTGCCCTACGCGAAAGAAGCGCTGGCCCCGCACATCTCGGCCGAGACGATGGAATTCCACTACGGCAAGCATCACCAGGCCTACGTGACGAACCTGAACAACCTGATCAAGGGCACCGAATTCGAGAACCTCGATCTCGAGGCAATCGTCAAGAAGGCCCCGGCTGGCGGCATCTACAACAACTCCGCCCAGGTCTGGAACCACACCTTCTTCTGGAACTGCATGAAGCCCAACGGCGGCGGCGAACCGGCGGGCTCACTGGCCGACGCGATCAAAGCCAAGTGGGGGTCGTTCGAAGACTTCAAGAAGGCTTTCACCACCTCGGCCGTCGGCAACTTCGGCTCCGGCTGGACGTGGCTCGTGAAAAAAGCCGACGGCAGCGTCGACATCGTCAACATGGGCGCTGCGGGCACGCCGCTGACGACCGGCGACGAGCCGCTGCTGTGCATCGACGTGTGGGAACACGCCTATTACATCGATTACCGCAACCGCCGCCCGGACTTCGTCGCCGCGTTCCTGAACAATCTCGCGAACTGGGACTTCGCATCGAAGAATTTCGCCGCCTGA
- the xseA gene encoding exodeoxyribonuclease VII large subunit, whose product MQTELPHGDGDPCRLPSAGHVLSVAELNRLARQTLESRFPLLWVGGELSNLTRAPSGHLYFTLKDAQAQVRCTMWRNRAQLLPFRPENGMRVEARALVTLYEVRGDFQLGIEALRQAGVGNLFETFVRLKDRLAGEGLFDAALKRALPRYPRRLGVVTSPAAAAWHDVLATLRRRAPHLEVVLYPAPVQGEAARTRLAEAVRVASARAATDGIDLLLLVRGGGGIEDLWAFNDENLARAIRACPVPVVSGIGHETDFTIADFAADLRAATPTGAAELASAGYHEACARLTSLGRTLSAALHYRLDTLAQRLDRAALRLVHPRERLAVAHERTARLGVRLAAAMSRRLERLHARNEQLCLRLEARRPDIDREAERCARLANRLVLAADRLIDRQSARLEGLAAHLQHLAPHAVLARGYSITRDAQGHILRTSAGVGSGEKVSVELATGRLHATVNSTDA is encoded by the coding sequence ATGCAAACCGAGCTCCCGCATGGCGACGGGGATCCGTGCCGCCTCCCTTCGGCTGGCCACGTGCTGAGCGTCGCCGAACTCAACCGGCTCGCGCGCCAGACGCTCGAATCCCGTTTTCCGCTGCTGTGGGTCGGCGGCGAACTGTCCAACCTGACTCGCGCGCCATCGGGCCACCTGTACTTCACGCTGAAAGATGCGCAAGCGCAGGTTCGCTGCACGATGTGGCGCAATCGCGCCCAGTTGCTGCCGTTCCGGCCGGAAAACGGCATGCGCGTCGAAGCCCGCGCGCTGGTGACGCTGTATGAGGTGCGCGGCGACTTCCAGCTCGGTATCGAAGCGCTCCGGCAAGCCGGAGTCGGAAATCTTTTCGAAACCTTCGTGCGCCTGAAGGACAGGCTCGCCGGCGAAGGACTGTTCGATGCCGCCCTCAAGCGGGCGCTGCCGCGCTACCCGCGACGCCTCGGCGTCGTCACGTCGCCGGCAGCGGCCGCGTGGCACGACGTTCTCGCGACGCTGCGGCGACGGGCGCCGCACCTCGAAGTCGTGCTGTACCCGGCTCCGGTGCAGGGAGAGGCGGCTCGAACGCGATTGGCCGAAGCGGTGCGCGTGGCCTCGGCGCGCGCCGCAACGGATGGCATCGACCTGCTGCTGCTGGTGCGTGGTGGCGGCGGCATCGAGGATCTATGGGCGTTCAACGACGAAAACCTCGCCCGGGCGATCCGCGCCTGCCCGGTGCCGGTGGTCAGCGGCATCGGACACGAGACCGACTTCACGATCGCCGATTTTGCCGCCGACCTGCGCGCGGCGACGCCAACCGGCGCAGCCGAACTCGCGAGCGCCGGCTACCATGAAGCCTGTGCGCGCCTCACTTCGCTCGGCCGGACGCTTTCGGCAGCCCTGCACTATCGCCTCGACACGCTCGCACAGCGGCTCGACCGCGCCGCCTTGCGCCTTGTCCACCCGCGCGAACGCCTGGCGGTGGCACACGAGCGTACGGCCCGTCTCGGCGTGCGGCTCGCCGCCGCGATGAGCCGGCGTCTCGAGCGCCTGCACGCCCGCAATGAGCAGCTTTGCCTTCGCCTCGAGGCGCGCCGGCCCGACATCGACCGCGAGGCCGAACGCTGCGCACGCCTGGCGAACCGCCTCGTCCTCGCCGCAGATCGCCTGATCGACCGGCAGAGCGCACGCCTGGAAGGCCTCGCCGCCCATCTTCAGCACCTCGCGCCACACGCCGTGCTGGCGCGCGGCTACAGCATCACGCGGGATGCGCAGGGCCATATCCTGCGCACGTCAGCGGGCGTCGGCAGCGGTGAAAAGGTATCGGTCGAACTGGCCACCGGCCGACTTCATGCTACGGTGAACAGCACGGACGCATGA
- a CDS encoding MotA/TolQ/ExbB proton channel family protein, whose translation MFALIQASGWPIWPLLLASVIALALIIERLTTLRRSRIAPPDLLDKVLADLRQKGVSGEMANRVAAHSPLGKVLAAGLRNVTSSRDVMKEAIEESGRVVAHELERFLTTLGTIAAISPLMGLFGTIVGMIDIFASQSAAGTNPQQLAQGISTALNSTGLGLIIAIPATIFWRHFRALVDSFVIEMEQQAIRLVEVVHGERRA comes from the coding sequence GTGTTCGCGCTCATACAGGCCTCGGGCTGGCCGATCTGGCCGCTGTTGCTGGCATCGGTGATCGCCCTGGCACTCATCATCGAGCGCCTGACGACGCTGCGCCGTTCCAGAATTGCCCCTCCCGACCTGCTCGACAAGGTGCTCGCGGATCTGCGTCAGAAAGGCGTATCGGGTGAAATGGCGAACCGCGTCGCGGCCCATTCGCCGCTCGGGAAAGTCCTCGCCGCCGGATTGCGCAACGTCACCAGTTCGCGCGATGTCATGAAGGAGGCGATCGAGGAAAGCGGGCGCGTGGTCGCGCACGAGCTCGAACGGTTCCTGACGACCCTCGGCACGATCGCCGCGATCAGTCCGCTGATGGGGCTTTTCGGCACCATCGTCGGCATGATCGACATCTTCGCGTCGCAAAGCGCTGCCGGCACGAACCCGCAGCAGCTCGCGCAGGGCATCTCGACCGCGCTCAACTCCACCGGCCTGGGGCTGATCATTGCGATCCCGGCGACGATCTTCTGGCGTCATTTCCGCGCCCTCGTCGACAGTTTCGTCATCGAGATGGAGCAGCAGGCGATCAGGCTCGTCGAAGTCGTGCACGGCGAGCGTCGCGCCTGA
- a CDS encoding ExbD/TolR family protein, which yields MNFQRGRRQEEPEINLIPLIDIMLVLIIFLVLTTTFSKVSGLQISLPTGEAQPAETIPDEIDLAVSATGDILVNRQPVGGKDIEAIAVALGRAVPAGKDEPVVVINADAKAAHQSVINAMQAAQRAGLSRITFAVQAPPQ from the coding sequence ATGAACTTCCAGCGCGGCCGACGCCAGGAAGAGCCGGAGATCAACCTGATCCCGCTCATCGACATCATGCTCGTCCTGATCATCTTCCTCGTGCTGACGACGACGTTCTCGAAGGTCTCGGGCCTCCAGATCAGCCTGCCGACCGGCGAAGCGCAGCCGGCCGAGACGATCCCGGACGAGATCGACCTTGCAGTGAGCGCCACCGGCGACATCCTCGTGAACCGGCAGCCGGTCGGAGGCAAGGACATCGAGGCGATCGCGGTGGCGCTCGGACGCGCGGTTCCTGCCGGAAAGGATGAGCCGGTCGTCGTCATCAATGCCGACGCGAAAGCCGCGCATCAAAGCGTCATCAACGCGATGCAGGCAGCGCAGCGGGCGGGCCTCTCGCGCATCACGTTCGCGGTCCAGGCGCCGCCCCAATGA